A genomic region of Arachis hypogaea cultivar Tifrunner chromosome 5, arahy.Tifrunner.gnm2.J5K5, whole genome shotgun sequence contains the following coding sequences:
- the LOC112802848 gene encoding uncharacterized protein isoform X2, which translates to MTVPIMLKLLLLPPPIRTTSMPSNGRVEVPASETHRHRRSNTEVSTGSVSDGNLGDWTNSLEDNLPIERLLIGPPDSTTENLKTEIASLKRQVEVSEQEHQSLQKQLEKESIRGQNMARQIILLREERNMLKTKYEQLNSQQNLDNETKASKSLPSEIEDTRLQLEALKEELVHEKSFSASLRSQLQKTQDSNSELLSAVRELEAVLELKNKEISDQIDKHSDRTEIDLLRQKIADQNREIDTYSQQLDELNEHIEVLTSDSELLKRENLDICLRLKKVEAQHKMLQNKHSASLTAIEQLESQVEILEEKIKNREEEFSESLVYINELENQVNNLERELQTQADKFEEDLHSLKCAKIEQEEQAMKAEEALRMMTRNNALVSERFQDELRRLSVEMASKVEENEKMIVKANAEADELQKQNKLMEETLQKCNQELRLITNQNDLKLQELLNQMNSKEKTVEMLTQELEVKSKQLENVQRQKDEKDHALSKQIQVLRIEIKKLMVEKHAFSKAKPTEQMTEVVLQGNQDVDKILGTLMTEVEILKKHHNELTNILQKEHAEKENMCKTISQLEGELKKKEAELSIMEKKQTNNKRQPAAANINMTPRDNERCGASPSNEEQLKTSNSEWHKGMDAGNTAVGLEEKGICNLAEKKVCQALHRSDAKTCLPNEVILFSHDHSGRCHTNELLNEVALLKERNKYMENELKELEERYSDISLKFAEVEGERQQLVMALRSIKNGKNLNS; encoded by the exons ATGACAGTTCCTATAATGCTGAA GCTATTACTATTACCACCGCCCATCAGAACGACTTCAATGCCATCAAATGGAAGAGTTGAAGTCCCTGCTTCAGAAACCCATAGGCATAGGAGGTCAAACACAGAGGTGTCAACTGGTTCAGTGTCAGATGGGAATTTGGGTGACTGGACTAACAGCCTGGAAGATAATCTTCCCATAGAAAGGTTGCTAATAGGGCCTCCTGATAGTACCACTGAAAACCTCAAGACAGAAATTGCTTCTCTAAAGAGACAAGTAGAAGTATCAGAACAAGAGCATCAATCACTTCAGAAGCAGTTAGAGAAAGAAAGCATTCGGGGACAAAATATGGCAAGACAGATAATCCTCCTCAGAGAGGAGAGAAATAtgctcaaaacaaaatatgagCAGCTCAATTCCCAGCAGAACCTTGATAATGAGACCAAAGCCTCAAAATCCTTGCCGTCTGAGATTGAAGATACTAGGCTTCAGTTAGAAGCATTAAAGGAAGAGCTTGTACATGAAAAATCTTTTAGTGCCAGTCTTCGCTCACAGCTCCAAAAGACACAAGATTCAAACTCTGAACTGCTTTCGGCAGTGAGGGAGCTTGAAGCAGTGCTGGAACTAAAGAATAAGGAAATTTCTGACCAGATTGACAAGCACAGTGATCGGACAGAAATAGACCTCTTGAGGCAGAAAATTGCAGATCAGAATCGTGAAATCGACACTTATAGTCAGCAACTTGATGAGTTAAACGAGCATATAGAAGTGCTCACTTCGGACTCCGAGCTATTGAAGAGGGAAAACCTGGATATCTGTTTGAGATTAAAGAAAGTAGAAGCACAACATAAGATGTTACAAAATAAACATTCAGCTTCGTTGACTGCCATAGAACAACTTGAATCACAGGTAGAGATATTAGAAGAAAAGATAAAGAATCGGGAAGAGGAATTTTCAGAGTCTTTGGTCTACATCAATGAGCTTGAAAATCAAGTCAATAATTTGGAGAGAGAACTGCAAACACAGGCAGACAAGTTTGAAGAAGATCTCCATTCTTTGAAATGTGCAAAGATTGAGCAAGAAGAACAGGCCATGAAAGCTGAGGAGGCCTTGAGAATGATGACACGCAATAATGCTCTCGTATCTGAGCGTTTTCAGGATGAACTTCGAAGGCTTTCAGTTGAAATGGCATCGAAagtagaagaaaatgaaaagatgatCGTTAAAGCCAATGCAGAAGCTGATGAATTGCAGAAGCAGAACAAACTTATGGAAGAAACACTCCAGAAATGCAATCAAGAGCTCAGGCTAATTACAAACCAGAACGATTTGAAACTGCAAGAGCTCTTGAACCAAATGAACTCAAAAGAAAAAACAGTAGAGATGTTGACACAAGAACTTGAGGTTAAATCTAAACAACTTGAAAATGTGCAAAGGCAAAAGGATGAAAAGGATCACGCATTATCAAAGCAAATTCAGGTTCTTAGGATTGAAATTAAGAAGCTGATGGTAGAAAAGCACGCATTTTCTAAAGCAAAGCCAACAGAGCAAATGACCGAGGTGGTATTGCAAGGGAACCAAGATGTGGATAAGATACTTGGTACCCTGATGACAGAAGTGGAAATCTTGAAGAAGCATCACAATGAATTGACAAATATCCTGCAGAAAGAACATGCTGAGAAAGAAAATATGTGCAAAACAATATCTCAACTAGAAGGAGAGCTTAAGAAGAAAGAAGCAGAATTAAGCATTATGGAAAAGAAGCAGACGAATAACAAAAGACAACCAGCAGCAGCAAACATAAATATGACTCCAAGAGACAACGAGCGTTGTGGTGCATCTCCTTCCAATGAGGAACAGCTGAAGACATCAAATTCAGAATGGCACAAG GGCATGGATGCTGGAAATACTGCTGTTGGGTTGGAAGAAAAAGGAATATGCAATTTGGCTGAGAAAAAAGTTTGTCAAGCACTGCACAGAAG TGATGCGAAAACTTGCTtgccaaatgaggtgattctctTCAGTCATGATCATAGTGGTCGGTGCCACACAAATGAATTGTTGAATGAAGTGGCACTCCTAAAGGAAAGGAATAAATATATGGAAAATGAGCTGAAAGAATTAGAAGAAAGGTATTCGGATATTAGTCTAAAATTTGCAGAGGTAGAGGGAGAAAGACAACAACTTGTTATGGCTCTACGTAGTATCAAGAATGGTAAGAACTTGAATTCTTAA
- the LOC112802848 gene encoding uncharacterized protein isoform X1, whose amino-acid sequence MFRSWSKKNKIKAVFKLQFQATQVPKMKKPALMIALVPDGAGKPTVKLEKVAIQGGSCLWDKPIFETVKFVRDTKSGKLHEKIYHFVVSTGSSKSGFLGEASVDFADFAAETEPLTISLPLKFANSGAILHVTIQNIEGYTDQSFRNGVDSGGGSLKHQQSNRSTDDSSYNAEDSSRLLLLPPPIRTTSMPSNGRVEVPASETHRHRRSNTEVSTGSVSDGNLGDWTNSLEDNLPIERLLIGPPDSTTENLKTEIASLKRQVEVSEQEHQSLQKQLEKESIRGQNMARQIILLREERNMLKTKYEQLNSQQNLDNETKASKSLPSEIEDTRLQLEALKEELVHEKSFSASLRSQLQKTQDSNSELLSAVRELEAVLELKNKEISDQIDKHSDRTEIDLLRQKIADQNREIDTYSQQLDELNEHIEVLTSDSELLKRENLDICLRLKKVEAQHKMLQNKHSASLTAIEQLESQVEILEEKIKNREEEFSESLVYINELENQVNNLERELQTQADKFEEDLHSLKCAKIEQEEQAMKAEEALRMMTRNNALVSERFQDELRRLSVEMASKVEENEKMIVKANAEADELQKQNKLMEETLQKCNQELRLITNQNDLKLQELLNQMNSKEKTVEMLTQELEVKSKQLENVQRQKDEKDHALSKQIQVLRIEIKKLMVEKHAFSKAKPTEQMTEVVLQGNQDVDKILGTLMTEVEILKKHHNELTNILQKEHAEKENMCKTISQLEGELKKKEAELSIMEKKQTNNKRQPAAANINMTPRDNERCGASPSNEEQLKTSNSEWHKGMDAGNTAVGLEEKGICNLAEKKVCQALHRSDAKTCLPNEVILFSHDHSGRCHTNELLNEVALLKERNKYMENELKELEERYSDISLKFAEVEGERQQLVMALRSIKNGKNLNS is encoded by the exons ATGTTCAGGTCATGGAgcaagaagaacaaaataaaagctGTATTCAAACTGCAATTTCAGGCAACTCAG GTGCCAAAGATGAAAAAGCCGGCACTGATGATAGCTTTGGTTCCAGATGGTGCTGGGAAGCCAACAGTTAAACTAGAGAAAGTTGCTATCCAGGGTGGATCCTGTTTATGGGATAAACCAATTTTTGAAACAGTTAAATTCGTTAGAGACACAAAATCAGGAAAACTACATGAAAAAATCTATCATTTCGTCGTTTCAACT GGATCTTCAAAATCTGGATTTCTTGGAGAAGCCTCAGTTGATTTCGCTGATTTTGCTGCAGAAACTGAGCCATTGACTATATCTCTACCCTTGAAGTTTGCCAATTCAGGAGCGATTCTACAT GTGACGATTCAGAATATTGAAGGATATACAGATCAAAG TTTCAGAAATGGAGTAGACAGTGGAGGTGGAAGCTTGAAACACCAGCAGAGCAATCGCAGTACAGATGACAGTTCCTATAATGCTGAA GATTCTTCTAGGCTATTACTATTACCACCGCCCATCAGAACGACTTCAATGCCATCAAATGGAAGAGTTGAAGTCCCTGCTTCAGAAACCCATAGGCATAGGAGGTCAAACACAGAGGTGTCAACTGGTTCAGTGTCAGATGGGAATTTGGGTGACTGGACTAACAGCCTGGAAGATAATCTTCCCATAGAAAGGTTGCTAATAGGGCCTCCTGATAGTACCACTGAAAACCTCAAGACAGAAATTGCTTCTCTAAAGAGACAAGTAGAAGTATCAGAACAAGAGCATCAATCACTTCAGAAGCAGTTAGAGAAAGAAAGCATTCGGGGACAAAATATGGCAAGACAGATAATCCTCCTCAGAGAGGAGAGAAATAtgctcaaaacaaaatatgagCAGCTCAATTCCCAGCAGAACCTTGATAATGAGACCAAAGCCTCAAAATCCTTGCCGTCTGAGATTGAAGATACTAGGCTTCAGTTAGAAGCATTAAAGGAAGAGCTTGTACATGAAAAATCTTTTAGTGCCAGTCTTCGCTCACAGCTCCAAAAGACACAAGATTCAAACTCTGAACTGCTTTCGGCAGTGAGGGAGCTTGAAGCAGTGCTGGAACTAAAGAATAAGGAAATTTCTGACCAGATTGACAAGCACAGTGATCGGACAGAAATAGACCTCTTGAGGCAGAAAATTGCAGATCAGAATCGTGAAATCGACACTTATAGTCAGCAACTTGATGAGTTAAACGAGCATATAGAAGTGCTCACTTCGGACTCCGAGCTATTGAAGAGGGAAAACCTGGATATCTGTTTGAGATTAAAGAAAGTAGAAGCACAACATAAGATGTTACAAAATAAACATTCAGCTTCGTTGACTGCCATAGAACAACTTGAATCACAGGTAGAGATATTAGAAGAAAAGATAAAGAATCGGGAAGAGGAATTTTCAGAGTCTTTGGTCTACATCAATGAGCTTGAAAATCAAGTCAATAATTTGGAGAGAGAACTGCAAACACAGGCAGACAAGTTTGAAGAAGATCTCCATTCTTTGAAATGTGCAAAGATTGAGCAAGAAGAACAGGCCATGAAAGCTGAGGAGGCCTTGAGAATGATGACACGCAATAATGCTCTCGTATCTGAGCGTTTTCAGGATGAACTTCGAAGGCTTTCAGTTGAAATGGCATCGAAagtagaagaaaatgaaaagatgatCGTTAAAGCCAATGCAGAAGCTGATGAATTGCAGAAGCAGAACAAACTTATGGAAGAAACACTCCAGAAATGCAATCAAGAGCTCAGGCTAATTACAAACCAGAACGATTTGAAACTGCAAGAGCTCTTGAACCAAATGAACTCAAAAGAAAAAACAGTAGAGATGTTGACACAAGAACTTGAGGTTAAATCTAAACAACTTGAAAATGTGCAAAGGCAAAAGGATGAAAAGGATCACGCATTATCAAAGCAAATTCAGGTTCTTAGGATTGAAATTAAGAAGCTGATGGTAGAAAAGCACGCATTTTCTAAAGCAAAGCCAACAGAGCAAATGACCGAGGTGGTATTGCAAGGGAACCAAGATGTGGATAAGATACTTGGTACCCTGATGACAGAAGTGGAAATCTTGAAGAAGCATCACAATGAATTGACAAATATCCTGCAGAAAGAACATGCTGAGAAAGAAAATATGTGCAAAACAATATCTCAACTAGAAGGAGAGCTTAAGAAGAAAGAAGCAGAATTAAGCATTATGGAAAAGAAGCAGACGAATAACAAAAGACAACCAGCAGCAGCAAACATAAATATGACTCCAAGAGACAACGAGCGTTGTGGTGCATCTCCTTCCAATGAGGAACAGCTGAAGACATCAAATTCAGAATGGCACAAG GGCATGGATGCTGGAAATACTGCTGTTGGGTTGGAAGAAAAAGGAATATGCAATTTGGCTGAGAAAAAAGTTTGTCAAGCACTGCACAGAAG TGATGCGAAAACTTGCTtgccaaatgaggtgattctctTCAGTCATGATCATAGTGGTCGGTGCCACACAAATGAATTGTTGAATGAAGTGGCACTCCTAAAGGAAAGGAATAAATATATGGAAAATGAGCTGAAAGAATTAGAAGAAAGGTATTCGGATATTAGTCTAAAATTTGCAGAGGTAGAGGGAGAAAGACAACAACTTGTTATGGCTCTACGTAGTATCAAGAATGGTAAGAACTTGAATTCTTAA
- the LOC112802845 gene encoding transmembrane ascorbate ferrireductase 1, which produces MGLGVPALPFTFVAHLLGVAAIVMVLLWNIHFRGGLAWEATNKNLIFNIHPVLMLIGLIIMGGEAIITYKALPLKKEIKKLIHLILHAIALVLGIVGICAAFKNHNESGIANMYSLHSWLGIGVISLYGIQWIFGFVMFFYPGGSETLRSQSIPWHVLFGLIVYVLALGTASLGFLEKLTFLESSAGVAKYGSEALLVNFTAIVTILFGTFVVLSSISSAPGEDDYSPI; this is translated from the exons ATGGGGTTGGGAGTTCCTGCTCTTCCATTTACCTTTGTGGCTCACCTTCTAGGAGTGGCTGCTATTGTCATGGTCTTGCTTTGGAACATACACTTCAGGGGTGGCTTAGCTTGGGAAGCTACCAACAAAAATCTCATATTCAAT ATCCATCCTGTTCTTATGCTAATTGGATTAATAATCATGGGAGGTGAAG CTATCATAACTTACAAGGCTCTACCCCTGAAGAAGGAAATTAAGAAGTTGATACATCTTATTCTCCATGCAATTGCACTAGTACTTGGAATAGTTGGAATTTGTGCTGCCTTCAAGAATCATAATGAAAGTGGCATCGCCAATATGTACAGCTTGCATTCATGGCTTGGCATTGGAGTTATTTCCCTTTACGGGATTCAG TGGATATTTGGGTTTGTGATGTTTTTCTACCCTGGAGGGAGTGAAACACTAAGAAGCCAATCAATCCCATGGCACGTGTTGTTTGGGCTGATAGTGTATGTGCTTGCACTTGGGACAGCTTCTCTTGGGTTCTTAGAGAAGCTCACATTCCTGGAGAGTTCAGCAGGTGTGGCTAAATATGGTTCAGAGGCACTCCTTGTTAACTTCACTGCCATTGTCACAATCTTGTTTGGTACCTTTGTTGTCTTGTCTTCTATTTCTTCTGCTCCCGGTGAAGATGACTATTCACCCATATAA